The genome window TGATTTGTTTTATAGTGGGTTGGGTGCTGACATTTGTTCTTTACAAATTCAATGTTAAAACTCTAGGTCTTTTGATTTTCGAAGCGGCACACAAAAAAGCCTTGGGAAATAAGAAAAGTTTTTTAAAAAGCTTTTGGGGTTGGCATTTACAGGTCCTTTTTTGGGCGACATTCATTGTTTCCATTTATGTCACAGAATTTAGTTTTGATGACTTATTTTATGTGAAAGGCCTAGAAGGTGCACAAAGAATTTTTGTAAGCCTGATTACGCCAAACTTTGCCATTCTTCCTCAAGGCTTAATGGCCATTTTTGAAACAGTCTTTATGGCTTTTATGTCGACGGTAATTGCTGTTCCAATCGCTTTTGTTTTAAGTTTTGTTTGTGCCAAGAACGTTATGGGAAAAACGATGATTGGTTTTTCTGTATATTCGGTAATTAGAATTTTTAATAACATCGTAAGATCCATCGAACCTCTAATCTGGGCTATCATATTCTCCGTTTGGGTGGGAATTGGTCCATTTGCAGGGATGTTGGCACTGATGATAACTTCTGTTGCATCACTCACTAAACAGTATTCAGAATTTATTGAAGGGGTGAGTGAAGGTCCTATTGAAGGTATCCAATCGACGGGAGCAAATAGTCTTCAAGTTATTTGGTACGCCATTGTTCCTCAAATAGTTTTGCCTTATATTTCCTATACAATTTATCGCTGGGACATCAACGTCAGAATGGCGACAATCATTGGTCTCGTTGGTGGCGGTGGTATTGGTACTATGTTGATGAATTATCAGGGGCAAGCTCTCTGGCATGAAGTGGGTACTTTAGCTCTTCTCATTGTTATAGTGGTATGGGCAATGGATACGGCATCGGCTTATATTAGAGAAGCAATTAAATAATTCTATTTTTAAAGTCTTCTTCGCTTCTACCGATCAAAGATTTACACCGAGGCGTCGGTTTATTTTCTTTATTTTATGAAGAAAGTTCATAAGCATAATCCTAACTTGATGTCTCCTGACTCTAGAAATACCTAAACGGTATTCGAGAGAGGTATCCCATGGGAAAAAATATTTTTTTTATTTTTATAATTCTATTTCAAATTTCGGTACTGGCGGAAGAGCTAAAATTTGATCGTGGCCCTGATCCGCAAGATCCTATGCAAAAAGAATTAATTGAAATCATTCAAGACATGCCCTTCTTGCCAGGAATTTCAGAGCAACTTCAGGTTTTAGTGCCTTCACAAAAAGGGCAGAAGATGCGTCCAGATTTTGGTGCGATGCCACTGCGTGGATTTTTAACTCCCAATTCTATTTCTGTGCTCGTGATTGGACAAGATGGAACGCATATAGCAGAAGGCGCTAATCGACCAGGCATTGCGGGATTTGGTGGCCGGGTCCACGATATGCTTATGCATTTTGGAATTTACGAGAGTGTGTTCTTTACAAATCTTTACGTGAATACAATTTCAGGACAATACGGGAGTCGTAGTACGCCGGTGGTAAAAGATGGAAAGTCTATTCAGTACCTCAATGTGATTGAGAACAGACAATGGCTTATGACCCATGATGGTCTCTATGGAAAATGGAGAAATCGTTTTCTTTCTTGGGTTATCAGAAATAATCTAGACTCTCTAAAAATGGTAATGATGCTTGGACAAGCCGGAAAAGATGCAGGAGCAAATCTTGTGAATCATCTAGGTGGCAAAGTGACGGCAAGACCTAGCGTCGGCACTGGAGAGCAGTACAATGTACCGGTATTTAAAATGGTAGGAGCCGGTGGCAATAATGAGTGGGCCGTACCCTTAACCAAAGATGGTGAAGACGTTGCGCAAGTTCTAATTCAAAATCCAAAAATTTTAAGTACCTTCAAAGATTCTTTAAATAAAAAACTTAAAGAGCTTGAAGAGCAAGAAACCTCAAAAACAATTCAGTCACAAATTAAAATTCTTAAGAAACGAATCTTAGCATTAGAAAAGCCATTTGATTACAGAGATGCGGATCGTGAAACTGGTGAAGGAATTAGTACGACCAATGCAAAAGAATTATTGGTGGCCAACGTGGAAGCTGCAACCCAGCTTATGGTATTCACGCGCGGTGGGCCTCAAAAAAATGGAGTTCTTTATCCTGAACAATTTGGTGGCTGGGATCTAGAAACGATGGAAGTAAACGGTAAAAAAACACGTTCTATTCAAGGTCTAAGAATTCCTTGTGATGGAAGCCAAGCTGGTGTTTGTGCGGATGCAGAATACGTCATTGCACCTGATGTTGTTTTTGTAGGAGCTCCACATCCGACAGCCTTAAGCATGGGTGAAATGACTAGAAAGGGAAGTGCTGCAAAGAGCGTTGAAAAAGAATTACTAACCCCACTCAAAGAAGAACAATCAAGAGGTTGGGTTCCGCCGGCTCCGGAAAAAAATCTCAACTCACGCTTCTTAGAAGGAAAACCTTATTCCTACGGCAGAGGAATCATTCCACCAAGTCACGGTGATCCAGGAATAACAGA of Bdellovibrionota bacterium contains these proteins:
- the phnE gene encoding phosphonate ABC transporter, permease protein PhnE, producing the protein MRENIKASIFDIFSFGYLLTLAFVTCYRPTEEQLLNIEIGAIVTLICFIVGWVLTFVLYKFNVKTLGLLIFEAAHKKALGNKKSFLKSFWGWHLQVLFWATFIVSIYVTEFSFDDLFYVKGLEGAQRIFVSLITPNFAILPQGLMAIFETVFMAFMSTVIAVPIAFVLSFVCAKNVMGKTMIGFSVYSVIRIFNNIVRSIEPLIWAIIFSVWVGIGPFAGMLALMITSVASLTKQYSEFIEGVSEGPIEGIQSTGANSLQVIWYAIVPQIVLPYISYTIYRWDINVRMATIIGLVGGGGIGTMLMNYQGQALWHEVGTLALLIVIVVWAMDTASAYIREAIK